A single genomic interval of Rubripirellula reticaptiva harbors:
- a CDS encoding lipase family protein: MADPIYSLSIESRLAESWDGKQSVDWDRSASLALLSKTAYDDDLELMKFTAKGMGFDDCKLFEKRNSAGHALIGTNVVLFAFRGTEFTSLADWKTDAYAQTVSVTGVGEIHSGFNTAYEYLRSDVERVIRENPGKTIWVTGHSLGGAMAVICAMRCKQSNLGNVRIITFGQPRVGNNSTARWIDSNFSNSYQRFVNDQDLVPRLPPARFFQYADAGKFIIVGQGSVYGAVAGGAGNDSEKIVYTVDAPQLAGGSVDRPRAAYNSNATNSDLTEVYQTRNTPLPLTGSELDLLIQAEVELKSQAGKPSLFFPDKEGEPELRVGSFGAPGAIYGGIYGTKEKFTDHQIAGYLAVIRKSRDE, from the coding sequence ATGGCCGACCCTATTTATAGTCTTTCGATTGAAAGTCGTTTGGCAGAGTCGTGGGATGGCAAGCAATCGGTTGATTGGGATCGCTCAGCCTCATTGGCACTGTTGTCCAAAACTGCCTACGACGACGATCTTGAATTGATGAAGTTCACAGCCAAAGGCATGGGATTCGATGATTGTAAGCTTTTTGAAAAACGCAACTCCGCAGGTCACGCATTGATCGGCACGAATGTCGTCTTATTTGCATTTCGGGGAACTGAGTTCACTTCGCTTGCAGATTGGAAAACAGACGCATACGCTCAAACGGTTTCAGTAACGGGAGTTGGCGAGATTCATAGTGGTTTCAATACTGCCTATGAGTATCTTCGCAGCGACGTTGAACGAGTGATTCGTGAGAATCCGGGAAAGACGATTTGGGTCACTGGGCATTCGCTTGGCGGTGCGATGGCCGTCATTTGTGCAATGCGTTGCAAGCAATCCAATTTAGGTAACGTCAGAATCATTACATTTGGCCAACCGCGAGTAGGAAACAATAGCACGGCGCGTTGGATCGACAGCAATTTTTCAAATTCGTACCAGCGTTTTGTAAACGATCAGGATCTGGTGCCACGGTTGCCGCCAGCACGATTCTTCCAGTACGCCGACGCTGGGAAGTTCATCATCGTTGGTCAGGGTTCCGTGTATGGCGCTGTCGCAGGTGGTGCAGGAAACGACAGCGAAAAGATTGTCTACACGGTAGATGCCCCGCAGTTGGCGGGTGGTTCTGTGGATCGACCGCGCGCCGCGTACAATTCCAACGCAACGAACAGCGACCTGACGGAAGTTTATCAAACGCGTAACACACCTCTTCCGCTGACCGGTAGCGAACTGGATTTGTTGATCCAAGCAGAAGTGGAGCTAAAGTCGCAGGCTGGAAAACCATCACTTTTTTTTCCAGATAAAGAAGGGGAGCCCGAACTACGTGTTGGAAGTTTCGGAGCTCCGGGAGCTATCTATGGAGGCATTTACGGAACGAAGGAAAAGTTCACCGACCACCAGATTGCTGGCTACCTTGCTGTCATTCGCAAGAGCCGCGACGAATAG
- a CDS encoding Spx/MgsR family RNA polymerase-binding regulatory protein, producing MKFYGYKKCGTCRKAMKWLDEKNIAYDFIDITEQPPKQVELKKALAAGYQINDLFNKSGGQYRELNMKEQLPTMSPKEALKLLTGNGYLVKRPLCLDGANVTVGFNAVAYEETWG from the coding sequence ATGAAATTCTACGGTTACAAGAAATGCGGAACTTGCCGGAAAGCTATGAAATGGCTGGATGAGAAAAACATTGCCTATGATTTCATTGATATCACTGAACAGCCACCCAAGCAGGTCGAACTCAAAAAAGCTTTGGCGGCGGGTTATCAGATCAACGATCTTTTCAACAAGTCGGGCGGCCAATACCGGGAGCTCAACATGAAGGAACAGTTACCGACGATGTCTCCGAAGGAAGCGTTGAAGTTGCTGACCGGGAACGGTTACCTCGTGAAACGCCCCCTCTGCCTGGACGGCGCCAACGTAACTGTAGGCTTCAACGCAGTAGCTTACGAAGAAACATGGGGTTAG
- a CDS encoding universal stress protein yields MSGLNVNKIVAPIDFSDRSDAALHRAVEIAGSEGLVEAVHVLLPLSTMEPGNLFGGITDQSRIEAILKSMRDRFSDEKFARVTHHVLLGDPGSEITAFAERQAADLVVLSSHGYGFLKHLMLGSVAERVVRLAKCPVLVLKS; encoded by the coding sequence ATGTCGGGATTGAATGTTAACAAGATCGTAGCGCCAATCGATTTCAGTGATCGTTCCGATGCCGCCCTCCATCGAGCCGTCGAAATCGCTGGCAGCGAAGGACTTGTTGAAGCCGTTCACGTGCTTCTTCCGCTGTCCACGATGGAACCTGGGAATCTTTTTGGCGGCATCACCGACCAATCACGTATTGAGGCCATCTTGAAGAGCATGCGAGATCGGTTTTCTGACGAGAAGTTCGCTCGCGTGACGCATCACGTCCTACTTGGGGATCCGGGTAGCGAGATCACTGCCTTCGCGGAGCGGCAGGCAGCAGACCTCGTTGTTCTCTCTTCTCATGGCTACGGATTCCTCAAGCATTTGATGCTGGGATCAGTCGCCGAGCGAGTTGTTCGCCTTGCAAAGTGCCCAGTACTTGTGCTGAAATCGTGA